The genomic region GATCAAGCTCGCGATAAGAAAAATACTCGTTATCTTGTACCTAAAGGATCTTCTTTAGGTAAAACTTTAAATAGCATTGATAAAGAGGAAGGCTTAATTGAGATAAAGGCTACCTTAAAAGATATAATGAAAGGCAAAGAGATGTTTATTTGCTTTTTTTGCCTTGGACCGGTTAATTCAGAGTTTTCAATATCGGCAGTTCAGATTACTGATTCATCATATGTATCTCATTCTGAGGATATCCTTTATCGGCCTGGCTATGAGCAGTTTAAAAAGTCAAAGTCTAGCGAATTTTTTAAGTTTGTTCATAGCGCCGGCGATCTTGAGAATTGTGTTAGCAAGAATGTAGATAAAAGAAGAGTATATATAGATTTAGAAAATAATTTAGTTTATAGCGCTAACACCCAATATGCTGGAAATACAGTTGGTTTGAAAAAGCTATCCCTTCGATTAGCAATTCAGAAAGCTTCTCGCGAAGGTTGGTTGGCTGAACATATGTTTTTAATGGGGGTTCACGATGCTCAAGGCAAAAAATCTTATTTTGCCGGAGCTTTTCCGAGTATGTGTGGAAAAACCTCAACCGCTATGCTTAGCGGAGAGACAATAGTTGGTGACGATATTGCTTATTTAAGAATAAGAGATAACAAGGTTTATGCAGTTAATGTTGAGCGGGGAATATTTGGTATAATTAAAGATGTAGGCTCTAAAGATGATGCCCTTTTGTTTAAATCTTTAACTAAAGAGGGTGAGGTAATTTTTTCTAATATCTTAATCGATCAGGCTAAGACTCCATATTGGATTGGCAAAGACGGTGAAGTCCCGGCAAGAGGTGTTAACTATTCTGGAGATTGGCAATCGGGTAAATGTGATTCAAAAGGAGTTGAGATTGCTCCATCGCACAAGAATGCTCGTTATACAATTAGGCTTAAAGATTTAGAAAATGTTGATGAGAACTTAGAAAGTTCACAAGGTGTTGAAGTTAAGGGCTTAATTTATGGCGGTAGAGATTCAGATACTTCAGTTCCGGTTGAGCAGGCATTTTCCTGGCAACAAGGGGTTGTGACTAAGGCAGCAAACATAGAGTCAGAGACAACCGCAGCAACCCTAGGGGCTGAAGGTGTGAGAGTTTTTAACCCGATGTCGAATATTGATTTTCTTTCAATTCCTTTAGGAAAGTACGTAGATATTAATCTTGAGTTTGGTAAAAAGGCAACAAAAGCCCCGGCAATTTTTTCAGTCAACTATTTTTTAAGAGACAAGCAGGGTAAATTTTTAAATGCAATTCAGGATAAGCGTATTTGGCTTAAATGGATAAACTTACGTTCAGAGGGTAAGGTTAAGGCTTTAAAATCTCCCACTGGATTAATTCCTAAATATGAAGATTTAAAAGCTTTATTTTCTGAGGTATTAAAGAAAGATTATTCTCAGGTTGATTATAATCAGCAGTTTAAGATTAGAATTTCTGAAAATCTTACTAAGATTAATAGAATAAAAGCGGTCTATCAAAAAGCTGAGAATATACCTCAAGAGCTATTTCAAGAACTAGACGCCCAAGAAGCACGTTTGAAAGAGGCCCAGGCTAAGTTAGGTGATTATATCGAACCAGCTAAGTTAGAGGAGGTATCATGATTAGTGATTTAAAAGTATTTCGACAGGGAAAAGTTCGTGATGTCTATGACTTAGGTGATAAGCTCTTGATGGTAGCCACTGACCGGATTTCCTGTTTTGATGTTATCTTACCGACTCCTATTCCTGACAAAGGAAAAGTTTTAACCGAACTATCACTTTTCTGGTTCTCACTCTTAAAAGGCACAGTAGCCAACCATTTAATTACTACTGATGTAGTTGATTTACCTGATAGTGCTGTGAATGATAAAAATTATCTTGCTGGTAGATTTATGATTGTTAAAAAATGCAAGGTTGTTCCTTTTGAATGTGTAGTAAGGGGATATCTTTCCGGTTCTGGTTGGAAGGAGTATAAAAAGTCTCAGAGCGTTTGTGGAATAGAACTACCTTCTGGGTTAAAAGAGTCAGAAAAGTTACCTGAGCCGATATTCACTCCGGCTACAAAAGCTGAAGTTGGACATGATGAGAATGTTAGCTTTGACTACATGAAAGATAAAATCGACCCGGATTTAGCCGCTAAAATTAAGGAAATAAGTATAATTATATATAATAAAGCAGCCGATTATGCTTTAAGTAAAGGAATCATCATTGCTGATACTAAGTTTGAGTTTGGCTTAGACGGAGATAATTTAATTTTAATCGATGAGGTTTTAACTCCTGATTCCTCGCGTTTTTGGCCTAAAGCTGAATATGGGCCAGGGCGTTCGCAGGCCTCATTCGATAAGCAGTTTGTTCGTGATTACTTAGAGACTTTGGATTGGGATAAAACTCCGCCTGGTCCTGATTTGCCTGAAGAAATCGTTAAGAAAACTCAAGCTAAATATCAAGAAGCCTTACATTTATTAACTAGTTAATCCTTCGCCTTAGACATTTATAGTTGACCAATCGTTAATTCTATAGTATCTTATTAAAAATTATGAAGATAGTAGTTTGCATAAAACAAGTCCCTGACACAACCGACGTTAAGATTAACCCCGAGACTAATACCTTAATCCGCGAAGGGGTTGCTTCAATTATCAATCCTTTTGATATGTATGCGATTGAGGAGGCGGTTCGTTTAAAAGAACGCTTTGGCGGAGAGGCAATCGTGGTTACCATGGGCCCGCCACAGGCTGTTGACGCTCTTCGGGAAGCCTTATCTTTAGGCATTGATAAGGCAATTCACCTTTCAGATCGGGCTTTTGCTGGTTCAGATACTTGGGCAACCAGTTTGATCTTAGCTAGGGCAATAAAGAAAATTGGAGATTTTGACTTAGTTATTTGCGGTAAACAAGCTTCAGATGGTGATACTGCTCAAGTTGGGCCGGGAATCGCTGCCCACATTGATTTACCACAAGCTACTTATGTGCGAAGGATAGATACGGTTCATCTTGATACCACTCCCAGAATAATGGTTGTTGAACGATTACTTGAGGAAGGCTATGAGTTGATAGAGTTACAGCTTCCGGCAATGATTACAGTAGTAAAAGAGATAAATGAACCACGACTTCCTTCTCTGCGTGGGAAGATGGCAGCCAGAAAGGCGGATATTCCTACTTGGAGTAATAAAGATTTAGCTATTGATGAGAACAGAATAGGCTTGATCGGTTCGCCGACTCAAGTAGTTAAAATATTCACTCCGCCGCCTAAGGAAGGTGGCCAAATGCTTGAAGGTGAGCCTGAGGAGATTGTTAGCAAGCTAGTTGAGGAAATCAAAGATATATTATGAGTGGTATAAGAGTAATTCAAGATAAATGTGTTGGCTGTGGGCTCTGCTTGAAAGTTTGTCCGACCACAGCGATTACGCTATCTGATAAAAAAGCAGTTATTGATTTAGATAAATGTACTCTTTGCGGAGCTTGTCTGGATAGCTGTAGTTTTAAGGCAATTATAATTGAACGTCAAGCGGTAGTAATTGAGGAAGATATTTCTCAATATAAGGGGGTTTGGGTTTTTGCTGAACAAAGAGATGGGGTTGTTTCCTCGGTTGCTTTTGAGCTGCTCAACAAGGCCCGTCAGTTAGCAAACGATTTGGGAACTTATGTCGGAGCAATATTCTTAGGAGAAGCTATAACCGATAAGGCTCAAGAGCTTATTTATCGTGGGGCTGATAAGGTATTTGTAATTGACTCACCGGCGCTTAAGCATTATATTGCCGAGAATTATACTAAGGCAATTGCTGGCTTAGTCGGAAAGTACAAGCCGGAGATTATCTTAGCCGGAGCAACCACAACCGGAAGAAGCCTGGTTTCAAGGATTGCCGTTGGTATTTATGCTGGCTTAACTGCTGATTGTACTGGCTTAGATATTGATAAAGAAAAAAAGATTTTAATCCAAACCCGGCCAGCCTTTGGTGGAAACATTATGGCTCAGATTATTTCACCTAACTTTCGGCCTCAGATGGCGACAGTTAGGCACAAAGTGATGCCGGAATCTGAGCGTGACTCTAAAAGAACTGGTGAAATTATCGAGGAATCATTTGACGAAAAGGGCAAGGATGAAAGGATAAAATTTCTCGACTTCATCAAAGAAACCATTGCTACGGTTAACTTATCCGAGGCTGACATTATTGTTTCTGGCGGCCGAGGCTTAGGCGATCAAAAGAACTTTGCCTTGGTAGAAGAGTTAGCTGAGGCGCTCGGTGCTGCAGTCGGTTCGTCTCGAGCCTGCGTGGACGCTGGCTGGATTCCTTATTCGCATCAAGTCGGACAAACCGGAAGAACGGTTTGCCCTAAGATTTATATTGCTTGTGGCATATCTGGTCAAATCCAGCATTTGGTTGGAATGCAGTCGGCAAAAGTAATCATTGCTATCAATAAAGACCCGGACGCACCGATTTTTAAAGTTGCTAATTATGGCATCGTTGGAGACCTATTTAAGGTGATCCCACTTTTAATTAAAAAAATTCGGGAAATTCACGGTAAATAGTGTTATAATTTATGTATGTATCTTAAAGAGCTCGAAATCTTCGGTTTTAAATCCTTCCCGCAAAAAACTAGTCTCAAATTTGAATCCGGCATAACAGTAGTTGTAGGGCCAAACGGTTGTGGAAAAAGTAATGTTTTTGATTCAATCAAATGGTCGCTAGGTGAGCAGAGTCCCAAATCTTTACGAGGAACAAAGATGGAGGACATTATTTTTAATGGCACAGAGCATCACCCGCCCTTAAACTATGCTGAAGTAAATCTTGTCTTTTGCAATGAGGATAAGTATCTGCCGATAGACTTCAGAGAAGTTTCAGTAGGCCGCAGACTTTATCGATCCGGAGAGAGTCAATACTTTATCAATAAAAACGTAGTTAGGCTCAAAGATGTTCAGGAGCTTTTTATGGGTACTGGTATTGGCGAATCTACCTATTCTTTTGTTGAGCAGGGTAAAATTGAGATATTTTTAAGCTATAAGCCTGAAGATAAACGTCTTATTTTTGATGAAGCCAGTGGTATTGTAAAGTATAAAGAGCGGAAACGGGAAACCATGCGCCGACTTAAGGAAGCTGAGGATAATATGTTGCGCCTGGATGATATTCTTTCTGAGCTTAAGCGTCAGATTCGGTACCTAGAACGTCAAGTCGAGAAGGCAAAGAAGTATAAGGAAGTCCAGCATGAGTTAGTAGAGGTTGAGAAAAAAATTGCTAGCTTGCAAGTCAAAGATTTAGAGGAAAAAATAAATAAGGTTCTTGATGGTTTGAATGATTCTAAAGCAAAAGAATCTGATAAGGATGAACAGCTAAAAGAGGTTAATCAAAAATGGGAGGAACTGCATACTGAGTTAAAATCTTTAAGAGGAGAGCTTGACCAGGCTAGTGCAGCGGTCGCATCTCTGCAGGCTCAGACCGAGAGTGCAACCAGCAATATTGCGGTTAATAAGCAAAGGATAGAGGAACTTACTCAACGTAATAAGAATTTAGAGCTAGCTAAAATAAATCTTAACCAGCGTTTTGATTTGCAGAAAGAACGTAATCGCACTGAAAAAGAGCGTTTAGCCGGGATTGACGGAATTATTACCCAAACTGATCAAGTTATCGAAAACTACCGACAAGAAAAAGAGTCTCTTTTAGATAAAGTTAGTCTGGTTAAAAACAAAAGTAAGGATTATAAAGAAACAATATTAGAGTCAGAAAATAAGAAAGCCCATCTTCATAATGTATTAATTGAGATCCAGACTACCCTTTTAACCTTGGCTAATCGTAAAAAGAGACTTCTTCTCGATAAGGCAAAATTAGAAACTATGCTTAACGAAAATCGTCAGCGTCTTAACGAGAGCCAACAGGCCTACAGTGAAGCTGGATCTAGATTGGAAGGGCTTCAAAATAAGAAAAATAACTTAATTGCACGGAAAAAACAGATGCTATCTTTGATCGATGATACTAAGAATAGTATTTTTGATAAAGAAAAGGAATTGCTTGAGCTTAATGCATCATATGAGTTTTTAAAAGATCTAAAGGTAAAATATGAGAATTTTTCGGTTAAGAAAAAGATAACCGTTATCTTTGATGAAGAACCTAAGGATATTAATAAGCTTGTTGCTTCGATCGGTGATGTCACTTTTGTAAAAGAAGCTGGAGGCTACAGAGCTGAAATAGAAGCGAAGGTTATTTCTTTCGAAGAGAAACAACTCCAAGATAGGATAACCGCGGTTAGGGTTGAGATTGATGAACGCAATTCTCGTCTTGGTAGTTTTGAACAGGACAAGAAAAGATTGAGTGAAGATTTATCGAATGAGGTTATAGAGCTAGAAGAGGAAAAAAGAAAATTTCAGGATGCTGATCAAAGAAAGAATACCTGTCAGAGAGAATTAGACCGGCTAGAAGAAGAGGCCGAGCTGCTTACCCAAGAGACTAAAACTACGTTTGATGAAATCAGCGATTCCGAAAGAAAGCAAGCGGCGATTAGTCAAGAGGCTGATGTAGCTGAAGAGGTATTGGCTGCGGTAAATCAAGAGTTGGTTGAGGCCCAAAACACAATAAGTCAAGCCTTAGAAAGAGTTAATGAGATTGATGTTGAAACTGCCAGAAGTCATGCTCAAAAACAGTCTTTAGTCAAAGAGAAAGAAACTTTAGAATCTAACATTACCCTTTTCCAAAGTGAAATAGGTGATATTCAAAGTAACCTTAACCAGGTTGATCAAGAAAAATCCCAAAGTCTAGAGCGGGTGAATTTTTTCGGTAACGAAATAGTTGGGCTTGAACTAAAAATTACTGAGTCAACTACTGCAATTTCTCAACAGCGTCAGGTTAAGGATTCGCTAGAGAAGAAGGAACTCGGCCTGCTTCTAGAGGTGGATAAAGCTAAAGCCGGTTTGCAGATTTTTGAAAAAGAAAGACAAGAGCTGCGCACCGCTACTTATAATAAAAAATTAGAAATACAAAGTTTGGAATATGAGAAACAAAAAGTAGCTGACTATATAAAACAGGTTTATAATATTGAATTTAATTCATCAGAAATAGAGTTACCCCAGAACAGCCTAGAAGATTTAGGGTTTAGCAAGGAAAAATTTCAGAAGCGGATTAAATCTTTGGGAGAAGTAAACTTAGTTGCGATTGAAGAATTTGAGGAGTTAAAAAAACGCGAGGAGTTTTTGGAGACCCAAAAGAATGATTTAATTACTTCTAAGGATAATCTTAAAAAGGCTATTCAGAAGATTAACCGCACTTCAAAAGAGCTATTTTTAGATACTTTTAATAAGATTCAGGTGGAGTTTAAACAACACTTTAAATTTCTTTTTAACGGCGGTCGAGCAAATCTTACCTTAGTAGATCCGGAGAATGTTTTAGAGTCTGGGGTTGAAATCGAAGTCCAGCCGCCGGGCAAAAAATTACAGAATGTTTCACTTTTGTCAGGAGGTGAAAAAGCTCTAACGGCAATAAGTTTAATTTTTGCTATTTTTAAGGTAAGACCATCACCGTTGTGCGTACTTGATGAAATTGATGCCCCTTTAGATGAGGCTAATGTTGATCGATTTAACCACCTATTAAAGAAGTTTTCATCCTTCTCTCAGTTTATTCTAATCACCCACAATAAGAAGAGTATGAGCAACGCCGATGTTTTATACGGTGTTACCATGCAAGAGAAAGGCATCTCTAAATTAGTATCGGTTAAGTTTGCTGAAGATGCTGAAAAAGCTCCGGCCAGCAGGTAGTTTAAGAAAAGCCCCTAGTTTGATTCTAGAAATTTTTTTGACACAACATAAACATTGCCAGTCATAAATCCAGAATTTTTTAAATTTATTGTTACATAATCGTTGCAATTGATAAAATTAGCGAAATCTGATAGGTTGGGCGAAATTCGGTTATGGCTAGATATAAATTTTTGCACTTCTTTATGGTTTTTGGTTGCCATTAGAAAAGCCTTTACCATTGGGTAAGTCGCTGGTGAATTAGTCTTTCTGTTGAAGGCCTGGCTTTCTTCTTCTGTAAATTCTCTGAACTGACGCTCTGCAAGCGGCCATTCGGGATATTTTGTCGATAAGCTCCAAGAGAATAGTTCAGTGGCAGCTTTGTTAGCTAGCATTCTTAATTGAGGTGTAGTAAAGATAGCTCTTATTGCGGTTAAGTCTGCGAAGTTGGTTTTAGAGTCGAGCGAAGGATTGTCATTACCGTAGTTGAAGGCAAAATGGTGAAGCAATTTATTGAAATGATGTATTAGTTCGGGATCGCCACTAGCATCAACTTTTTTAGCGAGCTCTATAATTTTTTCTTGAAATCGGGTTAATTCAGAATCGTTATAACCAAGAGTCACTCCACCGCCAATACTTTGCTCTCCTGGTGCCAGCTTTAAGCCGTAAAGATTATCTAAGGAGTGGCTGAATTCATGTTCGACAATGGCTGGATGAAAAAATGCTTCATAGATATGGACTCCGAGATCTGGTCTAAAAAAGCCTAAAGGCAGGTGTTCTTTTTCAGGTTCTTCTTTTTTTTCTTTAAAGTATTTTCCTCCCGGAGGATTAGAATTTCTTAGTTTTGCATATTCATAAAGGTTGCTGTGAACAGTTATTTTTTTTGGCTCGCCATCGAGATCACCGTTTGGATAGTAGTAGAGAACTTTTTCCCCTTTTTTGTTGGCCGCTCCCAGATCAGCTGGGGAGTTTGCAATCATTATTTCTCTTTGGCCGTCATGAACGGAAACAATACCAAGCTTTTTGTACTCGGCTTTTACTCCGGGATTTTTTAGAGTTTCGCGTGTTCGGTTTTTATGATTTTTCGAGGATTCGCCTTTTTGCGGTTTTGTATGTTGTTGATCTAATTGTTTTACTTGAGATTTTTGTTCTGGGGTGAGCTCTTTATTGCTAACATGAGTGGGTGCAAATTGTGCCATTCTAATAGCTATTGAAAGATTTGTAAATCCTTCAGCTAGAACTTTTTGACTATAGAAAGGTAAACTTAAGAATATCCCAAAAATAATGATTTTATAGCTTGTTTTTTCCATGGTTTCGCCTCTCCGAAGGGTTACCTTTTAAAGATAACATGTATTACATGGAGATTAAAGGTGGATTTGGGATTAGTTTGCAAACGTTTTCAGGTAAGATTTTAAATTTTTTAAGCTAGAACTACTCGATTTTTACCTTGGCCTTTAGCTGTGTAGAGGGCTTCATCGGCTCGTTCAATGAGGGTTTTTTTATCGGTTGCATCTTCGGGGAATGAGGAGATTCCAATACTTACGGTAAACTTACTTTCCAAAAAGTTACTTCTGGCTATCGATTTTCTGATTCTTTCGCCTAAGAGGAGGGCGTCCTTTTTGTTGCTGCCCGGCAAAATCAGTGAAAATTCCTCACCACCGTAGCGGCAAAGAACATCAAACTTACGGCAGTTTTTTTGAATTATCTGGCTTATTTTTTTCAAGGCTAAGTCTCCTTGAGTGTGACCGCGGGAATCATTAAACTTTTTAAAGTCATCCAGGTCAATCATCATTGTTGATAAAGGTAACTTTGAAGAGGTGGCGTTAGTCAGCTCTTCGTCGAGCTTATATTGAAAGTAGCCATAGTTCCAGAGGCCGGTTAAAGAATCACTGTGTGATTTGGTAAGTGTATTTTCAAAATCTTTAGAGTTTTCAATTGCTCCTTGGGCTTCTTCCATAAACATATTAAAAGTTTTTAGATCGTTATCGCTTATGGCTTGCTTGGTAATATAGTTGTCTACTACCATGATTGCTATGGGTTTACCTTTTATCCAGAGGGACAAAATAAGACTTTCTTTAAGGTTAAGTTTTTCTATTATTGGATCACTTTTAAGCTTATCACTATTTTTCTTTTTTATGTGGATTGTTTCTTTTTTTTCGAGAGCTTTAAATAGGAGGCCGGATTTTTTGTTAAGCGGAAAGCTAAGTGACTGAATGAATTCCATAAATTTAGGTTTTTCGGTAAGTTTCTTTACGTGGCGGTAGTTATCAATTAAGTCGTAGAGATCTTTTTTATCTTCTTCGATTGCTTCCCAGATTTCTCCGGCCTCTTGAGCGTCAATTGGGCCAATGCCCATAAAACCATCTATTGATTTTTTTTCTTGGTTAACGAAAAAAATAGCTGCCCGGTTAAATCTTAAGCCCTCATGGGCAGTGAGTCCGGTTAAGATGATGTAGATTATTTCATCTAGGCGCAGGGTCGTGCGCATGGCCTTGGTGAGTTCATAGAAGACGTAAAGTTGGGAACGGACCCTTTCTAGCTCATTTTTTAGTCTTTGGATTTCTTCTTCCACAACTCTCTAAATAACACATTTAGCTTGAAAAGTCAATCTTTCACTTAACTTTTCTAACTCTTCTGGTACAATAGGTCAATTATGACTCCTGATAAGTTTAAACTTTCCAGCTATAATTTTAATATTCCTAAAAGCTTAATTGCTCAGGAACCGGTTCGGCCTCGGGATAGTTCGCGGATTTTAGTTTTAGACTGTAAGAAAAAGCTTACTCAGCAA from Candidatus Omnitrophota bacterium harbors:
- a CDS encoding phosphoenolpyruvate carboxykinase (GTP); the encoded protein is MTKNYLDFLNQRLNSENLNKLIALENPELINFIGEYIELCNPESVFVRTDSSEDIAYIREKTISLGEEKELAIEGHTCHFDGPLDQARDKKNTRYLVPKGSSLGKTLNSIDKEEGLIEIKATLKDIMKGKEMFICFFCLGPVNSEFSISAVQITDSSYVSHSEDILYRPGYEQFKKSKSSEFFKFVHSAGDLENCVSKNVDKRRVYIDLENNLVYSANTQYAGNTVGLKKLSLRLAIQKASREGWLAEHMFLMGVHDAQGKKSYFAGAFPSMCGKTSTAMLSGETIVGDDIAYLRIRDNKVYAVNVERGIFGIIKDVGSKDDALLFKSLTKEGEVIFSNILIDQAKTPYWIGKDGEVPARGVNYSGDWQSGKCDSKGVEIAPSHKNARYTIRLKDLENVDENLESSQGVEVKGLIYGGRDSDTSVPVEQAFSWQQGVVTKAANIESETTAATLGAEGVRVFNPMSNIDFLSIPLGKYVDINLEFGKKATKAPAIFSVNYFLRDKQGKFLNAIQDKRIWLKWINLRSEGKVKALKSPTGLIPKYEDLKALFSEVLKKDYSQVDYNQQFKIRISENLTKINRIKAVYQKAENIPQELFQELDAQEARLKEAQAKLGDYIEPAKLEEVS
- a CDS encoding phosphoribosylaminoimidazolesuccinocarboxamide synthase translates to MISDLKVFRQGKVRDVYDLGDKLLMVATDRISCFDVILPTPIPDKGKVLTELSLFWFSLLKGTVANHLITTDVVDLPDSAVNDKNYLAGRFMIVKKCKVVPFECVVRGYLSGSGWKEYKKSQSVCGIELPSGLKESEKLPEPIFTPATKAEVGHDENVSFDYMKDKIDPDLAAKIKEISIIIYNKAADYALSKGIIIADTKFEFGLDGDNLILIDEVLTPDSSRFWPKAEYGPGRSQASFDKQFVRDYLETLDWDKTPPGPDLPEEIVKKTQAKYQEALHLLTS
- a CDS encoding electron transfer flavoprotein subunit beta/FixA family protein — translated: MKIVVCIKQVPDTTDVKINPETNTLIREGVASIINPFDMYAIEEAVRLKERFGGEAIVVTMGPPQAVDALREALSLGIDKAIHLSDRAFAGSDTWATSLILARAIKKIGDFDLVICGKQASDGDTAQVGPGIAAHIDLPQATYVRRIDTVHLDTTPRIMVVERLLEEGYELIELQLPAMITVVKEINEPRLPSLRGKMAARKADIPTWSNKDLAIDENRIGLIGSPTQVVKIFTPPPKEGGQMLEGEPEEIVSKLVEEIKDIL
- a CDS encoding electron transfer flavoprotein subunit alpha, which encodes MSGIRVIQDKCVGCGLCLKVCPTTAITLSDKKAVIDLDKCTLCGACLDSCSFKAIIIERQAVVIEEDISQYKGVWVFAEQRDGVVSSVAFELLNKARQLANDLGTYVGAIFLGEAITDKAQELIYRGADKVFVIDSPALKHYIAENYTKAIAGLVGKYKPEIILAGATTTGRSLVSRIAVGIYAGLTADCTGLDIDKEKKILIQTRPAFGGNIMAQIISPNFRPQMATVRHKVMPESERDSKRTGEIIEESFDEKGKDERIKFLDFIKETIATVNLSEADIIVSGGRGLGDQKNFALVEELAEALGAAVGSSRACVDAGWIPYSHQVGQTGRTVCPKIYIACGISGQIQHLVGMQSAKVIIAINKDPDAPIFKVANYGIVGDLFKVIPLLIKKIREIHGK
- a CDS encoding AAA family ATPase, whose protein sequence is MYLKELEIFGFKSFPQKTSLKFESGITVVVGPNGCGKSNVFDSIKWSLGEQSPKSLRGTKMEDIIFNGTEHHPPLNYAEVNLVFCNEDKYLPIDFREVSVGRRLYRSGESQYFINKNVVRLKDVQELFMGTGIGESTYSFVEQGKIEIFLSYKPEDKRLIFDEASGIVKYKERKRETMRRLKEAEDNMLRLDDILSELKRQIRYLERQVEKAKKYKEVQHELVEVEKKIASLQVKDLEEKINKVLDGLNDSKAKESDKDEQLKEVNQKWEELHTELKSLRGELDQASAAVASLQAQTESATSNIAVNKQRIEELTQRNKNLELAKINLNQRFDLQKERNRTEKERLAGIDGIITQTDQVIENYRQEKESLLDKVSLVKNKSKDYKETILESENKKAHLHNVLIEIQTTLLTLANRKKRLLLDKAKLETMLNENRQRLNESQQAYSEAGSRLEGLQNKKNNLIARKKQMLSLIDDTKNSIFDKEKELLELNASYEFLKDLKVKYENFSVKKKITVIFDEEPKDINKLVASIGDVTFVKEAGGYRAEIEAKVISFEEKQLQDRITAVRVEIDERNSRLGSFEQDKKRLSEDLSNEVIELEEEKRKFQDADQRKNTCQRELDRLEEEAELLTQETKTTFDEISDSERKQAAISQEADVAEEVLAAVNQELVEAQNTISQALERVNEIDVETARSHAQKQSLVKEKETLESNITLFQSEIGDIQSNLNQVDQEKSQSLERVNFFGNEIVGLELKITESTTAISQQRQVKDSLEKKELGLLLEVDKAKAGLQIFEKERQELRTATYNKKLEIQSLEYEKQKVADYIKQVYNIEFNSSEIELPQNSLEDLGFSKEKFQKRIKSLGEVNLVAIEEFEELKKREEFLETQKNDLITSKDNLKKAIQKINRTSKELFLDTFNKIQVEFKQHFKFLFNGGRANLTLVDPENVLESGVEIEVQPPGKKLQNVSLLSGGEKALTAISLIFAIFKVRPSPLCVLDEIDAPLDEANVDRFNHLLKKFSSFSQFILITHNKKSMSNADVLYGVTMQEKGISKLVSVKFAEDAEKAPASR
- a CDS encoding GGDEF domain-containing protein → MEEEIQRLKNELERVRSQLYVFYELTKAMRTTLRLDEIIYIILTGLTAHEGLRFNRAAIFFVNQEKKSIDGFMGIGPIDAQEAGEIWEAIEEDKKDLYDLIDNYRHVKKLTEKPKFMEFIQSLSFPLNKKSGLLFKALEKKETIHIKKKNSDKLKSDPIIEKLNLKESLILSLWIKGKPIAIMVVDNYITKQAISDNDLKTFNMFMEEAQGAIENSKDFENTLTKSHSDSLTGLWNYGYFQYKLDEELTNATSSKLPLSTMMIDLDDFKKFNDSRGHTQGDLALKKISQIIQKNCRKFDVLCRYGGEEFSLILPGSNKKDALLLGERIRKSIARSNFLESKFTVSIGISSFPEDATDKKTLIERADEALYTAKGQGKNRVVLA